Proteins encoded together in one Synergistaceae bacterium window:
- a CDS encoding ribokinase, with product MRRILNIGSINIDYVYDVRHFVQPGETLSATDLNIFPGGKGLNQSIALARAGASVFHAGKTGSDGREMIELMKQAGVNVDRVDSSGKNTGHAIIQVDSEGENCIILFGGANSEMDRPYIDSAFSGFGKNDFLVLQNEVNEIEYMIESAVAEGLYVVFNPAPFGPEVTRYPLDLVDCFVLNEIEGNGLSGKEKPEEILDEMRSRFPKASIVLTLGSDGALYKDANTTLRHGVYDVEVVDTTAAGDTFLGYFIASLAADKTIDEALRLASIASSLAVSRKGASSSIPILDEVLSAGLKPVALITREY from the coding sequence ATGCGCAGAATATTGAACATCGGTTCTATCAATATAGACTATGTTTACGACGTCCGGCATTTTGTGCAGCCCGGAGAGACCCTTTCGGCCACGGACCTGAATATTTTTCCTGGAGGCAAGGGCCTGAATCAATCTATCGCCCTCGCCCGCGCGGGAGCGTCGGTTTTTCACGCGGGCAAAACCGGCAGCGACGGGCGGGAGATGATCGAATTGATGAAACAAGCGGGGGTGAACGTGGACAGAGTGGACTCCTCCGGTAAAAACACGGGACACGCTATCATTCAGGTCGACAGTGAAGGCGAGAACTGCATCATCCTCTTTGGCGGCGCCAATAGCGAGATGGATCGTCCCTATATCGACAGCGCGTTTTCCGGCTTTGGAAAAAACGATTTCCTTGTGCTGCAGAACGAGGTGAACGAAATTGAGTACATGATAGAGTCGGCTGTTGCCGAAGGGCTTTACGTGGTCTTCAACCCCGCTCCCTTTGGCCCCGAGGTGACACGCTATCCTTTGGATCTCGTCGACTGCTTCGTGCTCAATGAAATAGAGGGGAACGGACTCTCTGGAAAGGAAAAACCGGAGGAAATCCTGGATGAAATGCGATCTCGCTTCCCAAAGGCCTCCATCGTTCTTACTTTGGGCAGCGACGGAGCCCTGTACAAAGACGCAAACACGACCCTACGCCATGGCGTATACGACGTGGAGGTCGTGGACACCACAGCCGCCGGAGATACTTTTTTAGGGTATTTCATCGCCTCTTTAGCTGCGGATAAAACCATTGACGAGGCGTTGCGCTTGGCGTCGATAGCGTCTTCCCTGGCTGTCTCCCGCAAAGGCGCGTCATCCTCCATTCCTATTCTGGACGAGGTTTTATCCGCTGGACTCAAGCCTGTCGCGTTGATAACACGGGAATATTGA
- a CDS encoding DUF177 domain-containing protein: MASGMPTGWNFFVELPPRRDSETVIEKAWKIDIGEGVSFEGQRFFFPGGLSIEATVQWLEESLLSVRLSLAASLKGQCARCLTDAVLAISDDLMYLYYSRGLELGKDTELQSDDGFMPVEIDYWGRTLNLSDQVWESLLMLLPVKLLCQEDCAGLCPYCGADLNEGACSCALEEIDPRLEVLRGALIDEKIDKRN, encoded by the coding sequence GTGGCGTCGGGTATGCCCACAGGATGGAATTTTTTTGTCGAACTTCCCCCTCGGCGCGACAGTGAGACCGTCATCGAAAAAGCGTGGAAAATCGACATCGGAGAGGGCGTGTCCTTTGAGGGACAGCGTTTTTTCTTTCCCGGTGGCCTTTCCATAGAAGCGACAGTTCAATGGCTGGAGGAATCTTTATTGTCCGTCCGGCTGTCTTTAGCGGCATCTCTAAAGGGACAGTGCGCCCGCTGTCTGACGGACGCTGTGCTTGCAATATCGGATGATTTGATGTATCTTTATTATTCGCGTGGCCTAGAGCTGGGCAAAGATACCGAGCTTCAGAGCGACGACGGATTCATGCCTGTGGAGATCGACTACTGGGGACGAACTTTGAACCTTTCGGATCAGGTATGGGAGAGCTTGCTGATGTTGCTTCCAGTAAAACTTTTGTGTCAGGAGGATTGCGCGGGGCTTTGTCCGTATTGTGGAGCCGACCTAAACGAAGGGGCTTGTTCTTGCGCTCTAGAAGAAATTGATCCGCGACTGGAGGTTTTGCGTGGCGCGCTGATCGATGAAAAAATCGATAAAAGAAATTGA
- a CDS encoding nucleotidyltransferase family protein: MKTIDFQNPVIGIVAEYDPFHNGHTLHIARARKSLDNGRGNDAAVVIVLSSSFTQRGLPAMLDKWTRARMVLANGADLVLELPFVYACNAGPEFARGAIDTLAATGFVTHLSFGMETFYLKTTTLLADFSPENPVAVLDTIIDILIQEPLSFKSNLRKALASGMSYPKALAQALDQELPGGGAFASMPNNALALSYLLCVRRGNYGLIPLPVRREGAGYHDRASGPLASATAIRSAVAAWVPKELGHTHDYEKSWIKEAMPPVALELLKEQGGRGRLCLGTEELWILLRGLLLRFSPEELRKYAGMDEGLENLFLKHYAKANSYDDFVGRCVCARYTRNRIRRQTIRCLVGLDRWTAWNLSRLGPSYVRVLGYNERGRSLLRARASKESKNGNRTIPVVTRLAAAPGAMADLEFRASRLRELLLPCPDLRYEERHIPEHP, from the coding sequence ATGAAGACAATAGACTTTCAAAATCCGGTCATCGGAATCGTTGCCGAATATGATCCTTTTCACAACGGACACACCCTGCATATTGCCCGCGCTCGAAAGAGTCTCGATAACGGACGCGGGAATGACGCGGCTGTAGTGATTGTGTTGTCGTCCAGTTTCACGCAACGGGGCCTTCCCGCCATGCTCGATAAATGGACACGCGCTCGAATGGTCCTCGCAAATGGAGCGGACCTGGTCCTGGAGTTGCCTTTTGTCTACGCCTGCAACGCGGGACCGGAGTTTGCCCGTGGCGCCATCGATACCTTAGCCGCAACAGGGTTCGTAACCCACCTTTCTTTCGGAATGGAAACGTTTTATCTGAAAACAACAACGCTTCTCGCCGATTTTTCTCCCGAAAATCCCGTTGCCGTCCTTGACACAATTATTGACATTCTAATCCAGGAGCCCCTCTCTTTCAAGTCGAATCTTAGGAAAGCCCTAGCGTCAGGGATGTCGTATCCGAAGGCCCTCGCCCAGGCTCTCGATCAAGAGCTGCCCGGTGGCGGAGCGTTTGCCTCGATGCCCAACAACGCATTGGCTCTTTCCTACCTCCTGTGCGTCCGCCGGGGAAACTATGGTTTGATCCCTCTCCCCGTGCGGCGAGAAGGTGCTGGTTATCACGACAGAGCCTCAGGCCCCTTGGCCAGCGCCACGGCGATCCGGTCGGCCGTCGCGGCTTGGGTTCCGAAGGAGTTAGGCCATACTCACGATTACGAAAAATCCTGGATAAAGGAGGCCATGCCGCCCGTCGCCTTAGAGCTTTTGAAGGAACAAGGAGGACGAGGGCGGCTTTGTCTGGGTACGGAGGAGCTGTGGATTTTACTGCGGGGGTTGTTGCTCCGCTTCTCACCGGAGGAGCTGCGAAAGTACGCGGGGATGGACGAAGGGCTAGAAAACCTTTTTCTGAAACACTATGCCAAGGCGAACTCCTACGATGATTTCGTTGGGCGTTGCGTGTGCGCCCGATACACCCGGAACCGCATCCGGCGTCAAACCATAAGGTGTTTAGTCGGCTTGGACCGTTGGACGGCTTGGAATCTATCGCGCCTGGGCCCTTCTTACGTTCGCGTACTCGGGTACAACGAAAGAGGGCGGAGCCTTTTGCGCGCGCGGGCCTCCAAAGAGTCCAAAAATGGAAACCGGACAATTCCGGTCGTCACTCGCTTGGCCGCGGCGCCGGGTGCGATGGCGGATCTGGAGTTTCGCGCCTCACGTTTGCGTGAGCTTCTTCTACCTTGCCCTGATTTGAGATACGAAGAAAGGCATATTCCTGAACATCCGTGA
- the rpmF gene encoding 50S ribosomal protein L32 has translation MATPKRKTSHARTAQRKAQWLGSLNAPSVAVCGHCGDPILSYQACPACGYYKGRKVVTVKEKLI, from the coding sequence ATGGCAACGCCTAAAAGAAAAACTTCACATGCTCGGACAGCGCAGCGCAAAGCTCAATGGTTGGGTTCGTTGAACGCGCCCAGTGTCGCTGTCTGTGGGCACTGTGGCGATCCAATTCTCAGTTATCAAGCCTGCCCGGCCTGCGGTTACTACAAGGGTCGCAAAGTTGTAACGGTCAAGGAAAAACTTATTTGA
- a CDS encoding acetate kinase, with the protein MKILVINCGSSSLKYQLFDMEGEKVLAKGLVERIGIKGSRIKHTKIGMDPIVVETEIPDHKVGIKLVVDALLDKKHGSLSSLDELSAVGHRVVHAGEKFATSVKLEPKVMAALKECVPLAPLHNPANIMGIEAVSDALPKVPQVGVFDTAFHQTMPKAAFIYGVPYGYYEKYGVRRYGFHGTSHYYVSHRAAEILGKPVEKLKIVTCHLGNGSSITAVKGGISVDTSMGFTPLSGVLMGTRCGDIDPALVTFISEAEKLSSAEMDSLLNKKSGVLGLSGISSDLRDVEAAAERNEPRSQLALQVLSYGIKKYIGAYAAAMGGLDALVFTAGVGENSSTVRAMSCEGLEFLGIELDNAKNGVHAQEAIISTETSKVKVLVIPTDEELVIARDTKRLVRE; encoded by the coding sequence ATGAAGATCTTGGTTATCAACTGTGGCAGTTCGTCCTTAAAGTATCAGCTTTTCGACATGGAAGGGGAAAAGGTGCTAGCCAAGGGGTTGGTGGAGCGCATCGGCATCAAAGGCTCCAGAATTAAGCACACGAAGATCGGGATGGATCCCATCGTCGTCGAGACGGAGATTCCCGATCACAAAGTGGGGATCAAGCTCGTCGTGGACGCGTTACTGGACAAAAAACACGGTTCTCTTTCCTCCCTCGACGAGCTGAGCGCGGTGGGCCATCGCGTGGTCCACGCCGGTGAGAAGTTCGCGACCTCAGTCAAGCTCGAACCGAAGGTCATGGCCGCGCTAAAGGAATGCGTCCCCCTCGCACCCCTTCATAACCCCGCCAATATCATGGGCATCGAGGCCGTCAGCGACGCCTTGCCGAAAGTCCCTCAGGTGGGAGTTTTCGACACGGCATTCCACCAAACGATGCCGAAGGCCGCTTTCATCTACGGGGTGCCCTACGGTTATTACGAGAAATACGGAGTACGCCGCTACGGTTTTCACGGCACCAGCCATTATTACGTCTCTCACCGGGCGGCCGAGATTTTGGGCAAGCCTGTTGAAAAACTGAAAATCGTCACTTGCCACCTGGGCAACGGCAGCTCCATTACCGCCGTGAAAGGAGGCATATCCGTGGACACGTCTATGGGTTTCACCCCCTTGTCGGGCGTGCTTATGGGAACGCGCTGCGGAGACATCGACCCGGCGTTGGTGACGTTCATCTCGGAAGCTGAAAAACTCTCCTCCGCCGAAATGGACTCCCTGCTCAACAAAAAAAGCGGTGTCTTGGGCCTGTCGGGGATCAGCAGCGATCTGCGCGACGTGGAGGCGGCCGCCGAGCGCAATGAACCGCGTTCCCAGCTCGCGTTGCAGGTTTTGAGCTACGGCATCAAGAAATATATCGGCGCTTACGCCGCAGCTATGGGCGGGTTGGATGCCCTGGTCTTCACGGCTGGCGTGGGTGAAAACAGTTCCACGGTCCGGGCTATGTCCTGCGAAGGCTTGGAATTTCTGGGCATCGAGCTGGACAACGCCAAAAACGGAGTCCATGCCCAAGAGGCGATCATTAGCACGGAGACCTCCAAAGTCAAAGTTCTGGTCATTCCTACCGACGAGGAATTGGTTATTGCCCGAGACACCAAACGCCTCGTCAGGGAATAA
- a CDS encoding nucleoside hydrolase — MKKSSSLCFLSVIVLMSMATGVFAAPKKVILDSDMRPGFDDGAAMVLLAGYMKGNEGKIDLLGVTVEAGNESQPRGFAHGVRQLEIIRAKDLTHTDGTTKGVPIYMGTRYGLRADRMDKEVMKAEMQITGQVTYPGYFGWVTNSLYEVNPNRDPMQPWQEFYKGTVSNDTNYGKYGVGDPTYPYAYYPTQRDGSSHADPDDIDNAVDFIIKAINDNPNNEVTILAIGPLTNIALALRKDPSIAGKVKEIVYMGGSFYMKGNSSAVAEFNWWADPEAAKICVRTPWGNQESETFKQYGNQIIDGLEAAVYLQALPTSIDASPSEDNANYSEAEMTWFGQSQYFYDDLVQQCRFYRSLPTASGAYDVIAAAWLIDPTVVTTWYSSVSENPVTTHQDITGLKVDVDSNYTVNYGRSIPYAIPRQEGPLGTQKAAIMANTDPVKFWNEIVAPAFKDPTKTKATPWVPES; from the coding sequence ATGAAGAAAAGCTCTTCGTTATGTTTTTTGTCGGTCATTGTATTAATGTCAATGGCGACGGGAGTTTTTGCCGCTCCCAAGAAAGTCATCTTAGACTCGGACATGAGACCCGGATTTGACGACGGTGCCGCGATGGTCCTGTTGGCTGGCTACATGAAAGGAAACGAAGGCAAGATTGACTTATTGGGGGTCACTGTAGAGGCGGGCAACGAATCTCAGCCGAGGGGCTTCGCCCACGGAGTCCGTCAGCTGGAGATCATCAGGGCGAAAGATCTCACCCATACCGACGGCACCACAAAGGGAGTTCCCATTTACATGGGGACGCGTTATGGACTCAGGGCCGACCGTATGGATAAGGAAGTCATGAAAGCGGAGATGCAAATCACCGGACAGGTGACCTATCCCGGCTATTTTGGCTGGGTCACGAATTCACTCTACGAAGTGAACCCCAACAGAGACCCCATGCAACCTTGGCAGGAATTTTATAAAGGAACGGTCTCTAACGACACCAATTACGGCAAGTACGGCGTCGGCGACCCCACTTATCCCTATGCTTACTACCCTACCCAGAGGGACGGTTCTTCGCACGCGGACCCCGATGATATCGACAACGCCGTGGATTTTATCATCAAGGCAATCAATGACAACCCAAACAATGAAGTGACGATCTTAGCGATAGGACCACTCACGAATATTGCGCTGGCGCTCCGCAAAGACCCCTCCATAGCCGGGAAGGTGAAGGAGATCGTGTACATGGGAGGCTCCTTCTACATGAAGGGAAACTCTTCCGCCGTCGCGGAATTTAACTGGTGGGCGGATCCAGAAGCCGCTAAAATATGCGTGCGCACGCCGTGGGGAAATCAGGAGTCCGAGACGTTCAAGCAGTATGGAAACCAGATCATCGATGGTTTGGAGGCGGCAGTGTATCTGCAAGCGTTACCGACCTCGATAGACGCTAGCCCATCCGAAGATAATGCCAATTACAGCGAGGCGGAAATGACCTGGTTTGGACAGTCGCAGTACTTCTACGATGATCTTGTCCAACAGTGCCGTTTTTACCGAAGCCTTCCTACAGCTAGTGGCGCGTATGACGTTATAGCAGCCGCCTGGCTCATCGACCCGACTGTGGTAACCACATGGTATTCGTCCGTCAGCGAAAATCCTGTAACCACTCACCAGGATATAACAGGGTTGAAAGTCGATGTGGATTCCAATTACACTGTAAACTACGGGAGATCCATTCCTTACGCCATTCCAAGACAAGAAGGTCCGCTGGGGACACAGAAGGCCGCCATTATGGCGAACACGGACCCGGTGAAGTTCTGGAACGAAATCGTAGCGCCGGCTTTTAAGGACCCAACAAAAACGAAGGCGACTCCGTGGGTTCCAGAATCATAG
- a CDS encoding sugar ABC transporter substrate-binding protein: MMRKMIAMVLLVMFVMCLGGVAFAAEKKPVVGLVMKSLANEFFKTMEEGARKFAQEDGTFELIPVGMNSETDIDTQINAMENFISQKVDMIILAPADSVGLVPSVKKAVDAGILVVNFDVTLDKQALKDNGLPENFLFVGPDNEEGSYLVGNFLGEKLGKSAKVIIIEGNPGADNAKQRKAGFMKSVADYEFQILESTTAHWETEEANTVMTNLLTRFPDVQGVMCANDSMALGVVRAIEAAGKTEQVQVVGFDNIGACQELIKEGKMLATVDQFGPEMAANAIKVGFRILGGEKISDWSKTEVKVVSATDLK, translated from the coding sequence ATGATGAGAAAAATGATTGCTATGGTTTTATTGGTGATGTTTGTGATGTGTTTGGGCGGAGTAGCTTTTGCAGCCGAGAAGAAACCGGTCGTGGGACTGGTCATGAAATCATTGGCGAACGAGTTCTTCAAAACAATGGAGGAAGGCGCTCGCAAATTCGCGCAAGAGGATGGCACATTCGAACTTATTCCCGTAGGCATGAACTCAGAAACGGATATCGACACGCAGATCAACGCCATGGAGAATTTCATATCCCAGAAGGTGGACATGATTATCCTGGCACCAGCCGACTCTGTGGGCCTCGTTCCGTCGGTGAAGAAGGCCGTGGATGCCGGTATCCTGGTCGTCAACTTCGATGTCACTCTGGACAAGCAGGCCCTTAAGGACAATGGCTTGCCTGAAAACTTCCTTTTTGTTGGCCCCGATAACGAAGAAGGTTCCTACTTGGTGGGCAACTTCCTTGGGGAAAAGTTGGGCAAGAGCGCGAAAGTCATCATCATTGAAGGCAATCCTGGTGCGGACAACGCGAAACAACGTAAGGCCGGTTTCATGAAGAGCGTTGCGGACTACGAATTCCAGATCCTGGAGTCCACGACGGCCCACTGGGAGACAGAAGAAGCGAACACGGTCATGACAAACCTCCTGACGCGGTTCCCCGATGTCCAGGGCGTCATGTGCGCCAATGACTCCATGGCTCTGGGCGTGGTCCGCGCGATAGAGGCCGCTGGCAAGACCGAGCAAGTTCAAGTCGTCGGTTTCGACAATATTGGCGCCTGTCAAGAACTGATCAAAGAGGGTAAAATGCTTGCCACGGTGGATCAGTTTGGGCCTGAGATGGCGGCCAACGCGATCAAGGTTGGGTTCCGTATTCTGGGCGGGGAAAAAATCTCCGATTGGTCAAAAACAGAAGTAAAAGTTGTCTCTGCCACAGACCTAAAATAA
- a CDS encoding ABC transporter permease, producing the protein MNTKRIVYLMLNEAGIGVVLVLLCVLFSYFVPAFASINNISNIFTQISINTVIAVGMTFVILLGGIDLSVGSVLALCTILAGLVITNKSLDAGSAIVLAVLASMVAGMVCGLFNGWVCERWKIHSFVVTLGMLNMARGAALQVSGSRTIFSFPKAFNSFGTLSYFGIPVIFIMAILLVAVGHFILKKTVFGRMIYAIGNNEEAVRLSGHNTKIYKVAAFVICGATVGMAAILYMLRLNIASPILGNGFELSAIAAVVIGGTSMSGGKGSLIGTLFGAAIIGVLNNGLLLLGMSDFARQIVTGAIIVGAVILDTYRAKLSVMLS; encoded by the coding sequence ATGAACACCAAACGAATCGTTTATCTGATGCTCAACGAAGCCGGAATTGGGGTGGTTCTTGTTCTGCTCTGCGTTCTGTTCTCCTATTTTGTGCCGGCCTTCGCATCCATCAACAACATCTCGAATATCTTCACTCAGATAAGCATCAACACGGTGATAGCGGTGGGGATGACCTTCGTCATTCTGCTGGGAGGGATAGATTTATCCGTGGGCTCGGTGCTCGCTTTGTGCACGATACTCGCTGGCCTGGTCATCACGAACAAATCTCTCGACGCGGGAAGCGCCATCGTTCTGGCCGTTCTCGCGTCGATGGTGGCGGGTATGGTCTGTGGGCTCTTCAATGGGTGGGTCTGCGAGCGATGGAAAATACACTCCTTCGTCGTTACGCTGGGGATGCTCAATATGGCACGGGGTGCGGCGCTTCAAGTAAGCGGTTCTCGGACGATCTTCTCCTTTCCGAAGGCATTCAATTCTTTCGGAACCCTCTCTTATTTCGGAATCCCCGTCATCTTCATCATGGCTATACTCTTGGTCGCCGTGGGGCATTTTATTCTCAAAAAAACCGTCTTCGGGCGAATGATCTACGCGATTGGGAATAATGAAGAAGCAGTCCGGCTTTCCGGCCACAACACGAAAATATACAAAGTAGCCGCTTTTGTGATATGCGGGGCGACAGTGGGTATGGCGGCAATTTTATATATGCTGCGCCTCAATATCGCTTCTCCTATACTCGGCAACGGATTTGAACTATCCGCCATAGCCGCGGTAGTCATCGGGGGAACCAGCATGAGCGGCGGAAAGGGTAGCCTTATCGGAACACTCTTCGGGGCGGCCATCATCGGCGTCTTGAACAACGGCCTTCTGCTTCTGGGGATGAGTGATTTCGCGCGACAGATCGTGACGGGGGCGATCATTGTGGGAGCGGTGATCTTGGACACTTACAGGGCGAAGCTGTCAGTAATGTTGTCGTGA
- a CDS encoding nucleoside hydrolase has protein sequence MRCKTLKSKTLKTSLLLAFIVLIGLIGANAALSSEKVILDSDMVELFDDGVAMLMLANHPNIDLLGVTVVAGNQWLQDGLSAGVRQLELTGLEDIPIIAGARWPMRTGRYQAVAPLEITGLEWSGYERTLFGMGVSTYAGAFSSWGHKEPVDPSPELGWKTVYKTNYAEDPQYDLKKDARKGFSGKYQHASDFIVEMVNKYPGEVIIVAIGPCTNLQMAVMQDPTIVPKVKKVIYMGGAVNVAGNTTPAAEFNWWFDPEAARFAVRTPWGKTDSKEDKITQYVVPLDVCEKLHFTPKEYEKIVNLPGINPGIKAMFEKNYASFAAPNSTEDSYVWDAITAGVLIGEINNDDIVLPYDDDLSKTGYFDWWIDVNVDYNIDYGRSPGYKNLGPVGTQKVRVINTVNAEKFWNLVYSGLDPTYDANSEKTQRSAGGGCSAVSLGILGAALCLMPIFFRKR, from the coding sequence GTGAGATGTAAAACCTTGAAAAGTAAAACCTTAAAAACGAGTCTTCTGTTGGCGTTTATTGTTCTGATCGGACTGATCGGAGCAAACGCAGCGCTTTCGTCGGAAAAAGTTATTCTGGACTCGGACATGGTGGAGCTTTTCGACGACGGCGTGGCAATGCTCATGCTTGCCAATCACCCGAATATCGATCTTTTGGGCGTGACGGTCGTCGCGGGCAATCAGTGGCTTCAGGACGGGCTTTCCGCTGGCGTTCGACAGTTGGAACTCACCGGCTTGGAAGACATCCCCATTATAGCGGGAGCGCGCTGGCCCATGAGGACTGGTCGTTACCAGGCTGTTGCGCCCCTTGAAATCACGGGATTGGAGTGGTCTGGTTATGAGAGGACCCTCTTTGGAATGGGGGTATCTACGTATGCTGGAGCTTTTTCCTCGTGGGGACATAAGGAACCGGTCGACCCCTCCCCGGAACTGGGGTGGAAAACCGTTTACAAGACGAATTACGCTGAGGACCCTCAATATGATCTCAAAAAAGACGCACGAAAGGGTTTCAGCGGCAAGTATCAGCACGCCTCCGATTTCATCGTCGAGATGGTAAACAAATATCCTGGGGAAGTCATCATTGTCGCTATAGGTCCATGCACTAACCTTCAAATGGCGGTTATGCAAGATCCCACAATCGTGCCCAAGGTGAAAAAAGTCATCTATATGGGCGGGGCGGTCAACGTGGCTGGAAACACCACCCCGGCGGCGGAATTTAACTGGTGGTTCGACCCAGAGGCTGCTAGATTCGCTGTCCGCACTCCATGGGGAAAGACGGATTCTAAAGAAGATAAAATCACCCAATATGTTGTGCCTCTCGACGTGTGCGAAAAACTGCACTTTACCCCCAAAGAATATGAGAAGATCGTCAACCTGCCTGGCATAAACCCCGGCATCAAAGCTATGTTCGAGAAAAACTATGCCTCTTTCGCCGCCCCCAATTCTACGGAGGACTCTTACGTATGGGACGCCATCACCGCGGGCGTTCTAATCGGCGAGATCAATAACGATGACATCGTCTTGCCTTATGACGACGACCTGAGCAAAACTGGGTATTTTGATTGGTGGATCGATGTCAATGTCGATTATAACATCGACTACGGCAGGAGTCCCGGCTACAAGAACCTCGGTCCAGTGGGGACCCAGAAAGTTCGCGTCATCAACACCGTCAACGCGGAAAAGTTTTGGAATCTGGTCTATTCCGGACTTGATCCGACCTATGACGCAAATTCCGAAAAAACGCAAAGGTCCGCTGGGGGTGGCTGTTCCGCTGTTTCACTGGGAATATTGGGAGCGGCGCTTTGTCTGATGCCGATTTTCTTTAGAAAACGATAA
- a CDS encoding sugar ABC transporter ATP-binding protein encodes METDILSIRNVSKYFPGVRALSDVILSIRKGEVHVLVGENGAGKSTLIKIICGIYPPDGGKMLLDGEPYFPCTPREAMDRGIRVVYQEFNLLSYLSVAENIFFDQLPRKGIWVDRKKLFRDATETMRRVGLDVDPWMPVELLGVAQMQLVEIAKAVSSKCRVLILDEPTATLSPDEIARLFEIIRTEKQQGLTVIYISHHLKEIYEIGDRITVLRNGELVDTKKTEEIDIPQIVSMMVGRQMDAEYPFMDSPKPLDEPLLEVKGLRIASSPHEISFHLRKGEILGISGLVGSRRTETVRAIFGADKKLGGSVSLEGRLLNIASPKDAVKEGVCLLTEDRKSQGLVLDMSVEVNMSLAALDKFSRFGSLGLIDRKAERGASERMAGELAIKTPSILQLTRNLSGGNQQKVVLAKWILRDAKVLLFDEPTRGIDVGAKYEIYLLLWRLLAEGKGIMIVSSDLNELIGICHRIVVFSNGAVSGEVLRRDFEQERILKYAYRVSHEGGTAE; translated from the coding sequence ATGGAAACGGACATTCTCTCCATACGGAACGTATCGAAATATTTTCCCGGAGTGCGCGCCCTCTCGGACGTCATTTTGTCTATCCGAAAGGGGGAGGTTCACGTTCTGGTAGGAGAAAACGGGGCCGGCAAGTCGACGTTGATCAAAATCATCTGTGGTATTTATCCTCCAGACGGCGGCAAGATGCTCCTAGACGGCGAGCCCTATTTCCCATGTACCCCCCGAGAAGCGATGGATCGAGGCATTCGCGTGGTCTATCAGGAGTTCAACCTTCTTTCTTACCTATCGGTCGCCGAAAATATCTTCTTCGACCAGCTTCCGCGCAAGGGAATATGGGTTGACAGGAAAAAACTTTTTCGAGACGCGACAGAAACTATGCGACGGGTGGGGTTAGACGTGGACCCGTGGATGCCGGTGGAGCTTTTGGGCGTGGCCCAGATGCAGCTTGTGGAGATCGCTAAAGCCGTGTCCTCCAAGTGCCGGGTGCTGATCCTGGACGAACCCACGGCCACCCTATCGCCCGACGAAATCGCCCGTCTTTTCGAGATCATCAGGACCGAAAAACAACAAGGATTGACAGTCATTTATATCTCGCATCACCTCAAAGAGATCTACGAGATCGGTGACCGCATAACGGTCCTGCGCAACGGAGAACTCGTTGACACAAAGAAAACCGAGGAGATCGACATTCCCCAGATCGTCTCCATGATGGTGGGGCGACAGATGGACGCCGAATATCCCTTTATGGACTCCCCAAAACCCCTCGACGAACCGCTGCTGGAGGTAAAGGGCCTCCGTATCGCCAGCAGCCCCCATGAGATATCGTTCCATCTGAGAAAAGGCGAAATTCTAGGGATATCGGGACTCGTTGGTTCCCGGAGAACCGAAACGGTAAGGGCCATCTTCGGCGCGGACAAAAAACTCGGCGGATCGGTGTCCCTAGAGGGCAGGCTACTGAATATAGCGTCGCCGAAAGACGCGGTCAAGGAGGGGGTATGTCTTCTCACCGAAGACCGGAAATCTCAGGGACTCGTTCTGGATATGTCGGTCGAGGTCAATATGTCTCTGGCCGCCCTGGACAAATTTTCGCGCTTCGGGTCGCTCGGTTTGATCGACAGAAAAGCGGAACGCGGCGCTTCTGAGCGCATGGCGGGCGAGCTGGCGATTAAGACGCCGTCAATACTCCAACTGACGAGGAACCTGTCGGGAGGGAACCAGCAGAAGGTTGTTCTGGCAAAGTGGATTCTTCGTGACGCGAAGGTGTTGCTCTTCGACGAACCCACACGAGGCATAGACGTAGGAGCAAAATATGAAATATATCTGCTTCTTTGGCGGCTTCTCGCGGAGGGCAAGGGGATCATGATCGTTTCCTCGGATTTGAACGAACTCATTGGGATCTGTCACAGGATCGTCGTCTTCTCCAACGGCGCCGTGTCGGGTGAGGTTTTGCGCCGCGATTTCGAGCAGGAGAGGATCTTGAAATACGCGTATCGGGTATCCCATGAAGGAGGCACTGCGGAATGA